In Erigeron canadensis isolate Cc75 chromosome 8, C_canadensis_v1, whole genome shotgun sequence, the DNA window CGAAAACAAAGGTTTCTCCATAACCGCTTTCTTGGATGACCTCAAAAACTCTTTATCCGCTACACTTACTCATTTTTACCCGCTTGTATCCCGTTTAGCCACTCGAATTCAAGATGATCATAACCCGCCTTCCTATGTCATCTACTTAGACCCCAAAAACAGGCCCGGGGTCAAGTTTATTTACGCAAAGACAGACGCCACTATATTGGATATAATCAATCCAACGTACGTACCATTGATCGTTGGTTCCTTCTTTGACCTTAATAATGCTATTAGCCATGATGGTCATACATTGCCTTTGGTGTCCATTAAGGTGACCGAGCTAACCGATGGGATCTTCATCGGTGGTTCCATCAACCACGTTGTGGCTGATGGAACATCTTTTTGGCACTTCATGACTTCTTGGAGTGAAATATTCAAATCTAAAAATCGAGAGACTTGTATAATCTCGCGTACTCCAGTATTCAAAAGGTTGGCTCTTGAGGGATACGATCCTAGAGTTAATCTTCCGTATACACATCACGGTCAGTTCATAGAACGATCGGAACATCCACAAGATGATGATCTTAAAGAGAGATTCTTCCATTTCTCATCGGCGTCCGTAGCAAGACTCAAGAATAAAGCAAATGCCGaattatctaataataataatacgcaAAAAAAGATCATCTCAAGTTTACAAGCTGTGTCCGCTCTGTTATGGAGGTGTATAACTCGAGTAAGACGCCAACCAGGAGATAGTGAAACGGAATGTGTACTTGCTGTTTGTAACCGACGAAGGATAAACCCGCCTTTATCTGATGGTTACTTTGGTAGCCCGGTGCTCACAGTCAAAGGAACAAAAACAGTAGAAGAATTAATGAAAAATGGGCTTGGATGGGCCGCGTTGTATCTACATGAAACGATAACAAACCATGATGATGAGGCAGTGAAAAAGTGGGCCGAGTCATGGTTTAGAAACCCGGTAGCGTATAAAATAAGTGATATGTTGTCTCCGTTTTCAAACGTGGTGCTTATTTCTAGCTCACCTAGGTTTGATATGTACGGGTGTGAATTCGGGTTGGGGAAAGCAGTAGCGGTTAGAAGCGGGCCTGCTAACAAAGGGGATGGGGCGATGACAATGTATCCTGGTCGGGAAGGAGGTGGGAGTATCGATGTTGAAGTTTGCTTATCGGCCGAAACTATGAAGGATCTTGAACATGAGGAGGAGTTCATAAGTGCTCTTAAGGAGTAACTAATTAAGGAAATATACCAAAGTACAATGTCCAGCAAAGAATAAGATTGCTGAAATTATTATATGGtaattattaaagaaaataaaatgttattttcttgAATGGTGTACCAACAGTTTATTCGTTACAAATCTTTAGATAACCTATTAATTATAATAgtcttttttttagaacggcgtGTTAGTTGGTTAGTGATCGATTCGAAGCATAGCGGTAACGTCCAAACGGACATAATTATGTGGTTGGATTACTTATTGATTATAATAGTTTGTATAATCATTGTTTAAACATGTGTTTCCTGAGCAGCAAAAGCCAAGTCGATCAGTTTCTACGCATACAAGAAATACCAATGATGATGACATTTAACCCACCcgcccatcttgccacctctgaAAACAACAAAATCGATACTGAAAGTTACTGCACGTCCTTTGGCAGTCATGAATTAGCTTTTTAATTGCAACCCGCGTCATATGGTAAGTTGAAACTATATGTCAATTAATGATGTTTGTAAATTTGTGGTTCATGTCATAAATTCGTTATGACGACCCAAAGTCCAAAGTTGATATATAAGAACCATCTCACACCCGCAAAGCTTATATATAAAGGTTTGATCATCCCTTAATTAGAGGGTCACTGCAGGCTTGTCAACCATAGAGGCTAGCTCGGAGGCTCTTCACCTCGTCCAGCATCGCATTATTTTACTagcattaatttttaaaaatataacaacAGTTCGTCCAATTTTgttagagtgtttaatttgtaTGAGAAAGTTGATCAGGATTTTTAAGCCTggatttgtttttattttttctaattaacatttcttttttttggtgGCTCATGTAAATTAGTTTTTGAAAAAGGTTGACTTACAATTTTTCAACGCTTGTAAAAGTGTGGGATGACTCAGCCAAAACAAGGAAGTCAACAATTACGACCGTGGAGTTTTTTTGAATTgtcgatatattaaaaagttttagTGAATTATTCACATTATAAACGCCACAATTACTACATGAAAAAAGTAATCGTAATAAACATAACATGATCTTCAACGTAATTATATACCAAGCCACTATGAAATCGAAAGTTGTTTTGTTACACAATCAAATTCAAAGTAacgaacatatatattttttgaaactacatatatatataacaaactacAAGGAGCATGACTTAACCAAGCTTACGGAAACAAATGGAGCCAAGCCAAAGGACTCAagcacatgtatatatatatatatgtatatttacacaaactaaaattaaCCTGGTTTTTCATcgaaaaaattaatgaaaaaccGTAGTATTTAAGAAGAAAGAGATAGAAAGAATTGGTTAGGTGACCGCAGAAGCAACGGAATGAGCCCAAAATCTTAATAGACCTTTCATCTCGAGATCACTTTTACAATACATCAACGCTACGGGGACAATCTCATCTTGGTCTTTTTTCGTCGTCGTAGTATTTGGATC includes these proteins:
- the LOC122580255 gene encoding uncharacterized acetyltransferase At3g50280-like gives rise to the protein MSSPSTVTIVSECFIKPLHDLSPETKQPLHFAPFELSFLNFNYIQKGLLFSKPPENKGFSITAFLDDLKNSLSATLTHFYPLVSRLATRIQDDHNPPSYVIYLDPKNRPGVKFIYAKTDATILDIINPTYVPLIVGSFFDLNNAISHDGHTLPLVSIKVTELTDGIFIGGSINHVVADGTSFWHFMTSWSEIFKSKNRETCIISRTPVFKRLALEGYDPRVNLPYTHHGQFIERSEHPQDDDLKERFFHFSSASVARLKNKANAELSNNNNTQKKIISSLQAVSALLWRCITRVRRQPGDSETECVLAVCNRRRINPPLSDGYFGSPVLTVKGTKTVEELMKNGLGWAALYLHETITNHDDEAVKKWAESWFRNPVAYKISDMLSPFSNVVLISSSPRFDMYGCEFGLGKAVAVRSGPANKGDGAMTMYPGREGGGSIDVEVCLSAETMKDLEHEEEFISALKE